A genome region from Bradyrhizobium sp. WSM1417 includes the following:
- a CDS encoding SDR family NAD(P)-dependent oxidoreductase, whose translation MNKIDLNDRVAIVTGGAQGFGRAIVQRFVASGAKVAIWDFDAALAEKTAKEIGDNARVFKVDVTDTAAVEQARDATLAAFGNIDILVNNAGIAGVNKPVWETDLEEWRKVLRINLDGPFIVCKAIVPAMLKQKYGRIVNIASIAGKEGNPNASHYSASKAGLIALTKSLGKELAAHDILVNAVTPAAAKTAIFDQMTQQHIDFMLSKIPKGRFVLVEELAAMAAWLASEDCAFSTGAVFDISGGRATY comes from the coding sequence ATGAACAAGATCGATCTCAACGACCGTGTCGCCATCGTCACCGGCGGCGCGCAGGGCTTTGGCCGCGCCATCGTTCAGCGCTTCGTCGCCTCCGGCGCCAAGGTCGCGATCTGGGATTTTGATGCAGCCCTCGCCGAGAAGACGGCAAAGGAAATCGGCGATAACGCCCGCGTCTTCAAGGTCGACGTCACCGATACCGCGGCCGTCGAGCAGGCGCGCGACGCGACGCTTGCTGCCTTCGGCAACATCGACATCCTCGTCAACAATGCCGGAATCGCCGGGGTCAACAAGCCGGTCTGGGAGACCGATCTCGAGGAATGGCGGAAAGTTCTGCGCATCAACCTCGACGGCCCCTTCATCGTCTGCAAGGCGATCGTGCCCGCGATGCTCAAGCAAAAATACGGGCGCATCGTCAACATCGCCTCGATCGCCGGCAAGGAAGGCAATCCCAACGCCTCGCACTATTCGGCGTCCAAGGCCGGCCTGATCGCGCTGACGAAGTCGCTCGGCAAGGAACTGGCGGCACATGACATCCTCGTCAACGCGGTGACGCCCGCGGCTGCGAAGACCGCGATCTTCGACCAGATGACGCAGCAGCATATCGACTTCATGCTGTCGAAGATTCCAAAAGGCCGCTTCGTGCTGGTGGAAGAGCTCGCCGCGATGGCGGCCTGGCTCGCATCCGAGGATTGTGCCTTCTCCACCGGCGCGGTGTTTGATATTTCCGGGGGACGCGCAACCTATTGA
- a CDS encoding DMT family transporter yields the protein MGEIFGVFAAILSSALGGTSIGATRYLVSAIDPLAIGSFRFGIGFLLLLPLTLLRSDRWPGRGDWAAAVGLGFLFFALFPILFNASLIFTTAARGALALSTLPLLSLVIGAALGAEALTWRKSMGVMIATSGVAVALLSDLTSAPPGAWRGDLLMMAAALCMALYGIWSKPLIRRSSPLAFTAMSMAVGAACLILLSYARDSFAPVAGFGAPQWLAAFYLGAFGAALTFYLWAFALERTTPTRVAISVTVNPITASLVGAWLLNEPLRWNLAAGIVAVFAGIWIATTTRKRARASSASASGQA from the coding sequence GTGGGCGAGATTTTCGGCGTATTCGCCGCCATCCTGTCGAGTGCACTCGGTGGCACCTCGATCGGCGCCACGCGCTACCTCGTCAGCGCGATCGATCCGCTGGCGATCGGCTCGTTCCGGTTCGGGATCGGCTTTCTCCTGCTGTTGCCCCTGACGCTGCTGCGCAGCGACCGCTGGCCGGGGCGAGGGGACTGGGCCGCCGCGGTCGGGCTCGGCTTCCTGTTCTTTGCTCTGTTCCCAATTCTGTTCAATGCATCCTTGATCTTCACGACCGCCGCGCGCGGCGCGCTCGCTTTGTCGACGCTGCCGCTGTTGTCGCTCGTGATCGGGGCTGCGCTTGGCGCCGAGGCTCTGACCTGGCGCAAATCGATGGGCGTCATGATTGCGACGTCTGGCGTTGCCGTAGCGCTCCTCTCCGATCTGACCTCGGCGCCGCCTGGCGCCTGGCGCGGCGATCTCCTGATGATGGCGGCGGCGCTGTGCATGGCGCTCTACGGCATCTGGTCGAAGCCGCTGATCCGGCGCTCCAGCCCGCTTGCCTTCACGGCCATGAGCATGGCGGTGGGCGCGGCCTGCCTCATCCTGCTCTCATATGCCCGCGACAGCTTTGCGCCTGTCGCCGGCTTCGGCGCGCCGCAATGGCTGGCCGCATTCTATCTCGGCGCCTTCGGCGCGGCGCTGACCTTCTATCTCTGGGCTTTCGCGCTGGAGCGGACGACGCCGACGCGTGTTGCGATCTCGGTGACGGTCAATCCGATCACCGCGTCGCTGGTCGGCGCCTGGTTGCTGAACGAGCCGTTGCGCTGGAATCTGGCGGCGGGCATCGTCGCGGTGTTCGCCGGGATCTGGATCGCGACGACGACGCGCAAGCGTGCCCGGGCGTCGAGCGCGTCTGCGTCAGGCCAAGCCTGA
- a CDS encoding GFA family protein yields the protein MVREGGCLCGAVRFKAEGEPLNVRVCHCRICQKAMGSPFFVRAQFDQRALTIEGDTDRYASSEHIDRVFCKRCGTRLFAWRRNGTLAGVALATFDDRNAFAPTEHIWVSEKLAWLKLDDGLTQYPGTIPA from the coding sequence ATGGTCAGAGAAGGCGGATGCCTGTGCGGCGCGGTGCGGTTCAAGGCGGAAGGTGAGCCGCTCAACGTTCGCGTCTGCCATTGCCGCATATGCCAGAAAGCGATGGGCTCGCCTTTTTTCGTCCGGGCGCAGTTCGATCAGCGCGCACTGACCATCGAGGGCGACACCGACCGCTATGCGTCGTCCGAGCACATCGACCGCGTGTTCTGCAAGCGGTGCGGCACGCGGCTGTTCGCCTGGCGGCGCAATGGCACACTGGCTGGCGTCGCGCTGGCGACCTTCGACGATCGCAACGCCTTTGCGCCGACCGAGCACATCTGGGTCTCGGAGAAGCTCGCCTGGCTGAAGCTCGACGACGGGCTGACACAATATCCGGGAACAATTCCGGCGTGA
- a CDS encoding SDR family oxidoreductase, which produces MADRLKGKRAVITAAAAGIGRACAVAFAREGATVVATDINESGIASLAKEGIAETAKLDVRNTADVNAFAKRVGKVDILLNAAGFVHHGTILECSEEDFDFSFDLNVKSMHRTIRAFLPDMLAGGGGSIVNISSCAALRPPANRYVYSSSKAAVSLLTRAVALDFITKGIRCNSICPGTVETPSMLDRAAAQGPQGKEMFVSRQKMGRLGTADEIASMAVYLGSDESAFTTGVDLVVDGGYML; this is translated from the coding sequence ATGGCAGACCGCCTCAAGGGAAAGCGCGCCGTCATCACGGCTGCAGCGGCAGGCATCGGACGCGCATGCGCCGTCGCATTCGCGCGTGAAGGCGCGACCGTCGTCGCCACCGACATCAACGAGAGCGGCATCGCGAGCCTGGCCAAGGAAGGTATCGCCGAAACCGCGAAGCTCGACGTTCGCAACACCGCCGACGTCAACGCCTTCGCCAAGCGCGTCGGCAAGGTCGACATCCTGCTCAACGCGGCGGGCTTCGTGCATCACGGCACCATTCTCGAGTGTTCGGAAGAGGATTTTGATTTCTCGTTCGACCTCAACGTCAAGTCGATGCACCGGACCATCAGGGCCTTCCTGCCGGACATGCTCGCGGGCGGCGGCGGCAGTATCGTCAACATCTCCTCCTGCGCGGCGCTGCGGCCGCCGGCCAACCGCTACGTCTACAGCTCCTCGAAGGCCGCGGTGTCGCTGCTGACGCGCGCGGTCGCGCTCGACTTCATCACCAAGGGCATCCGCTGCAACAGCATCTGCCCCGGCACCGTCGAGACGCCTTCGATGCTCGACCGCGCCGCGGCGCAAGGGCCGCAGGGCAAGGAGATGTTCGTCTCCCGCCAGAAGATGGGCCGGCTCGGCACCGCCGACGAGATCGCGTCCATGGCGGTCTATCTCGGCAGTGACGAGAGCGCCTTCACCACCGGCGTCGACCTCGTCGTCGACGGCGGCTACATGCTCTGA